In Glycine max cultivar Williams 82 chromosome 15, Glycine_max_v4.0, whole genome shotgun sequence, the DNA window GAATGAGAGACCATGGTTTGCTGACCTTGCTAATTATAAGGCTGCAGGAATCATCCCCAAGGATTTTAATTGGCATCAGAGAAAGAAGTTTTTGCATGATGCTCGCTtctatatttgggatgacccacatttgtttaaaattagagCAGACAATTTGCTGAGAAGATGTGTGACCATGGAGGAGTCCAGAAGTATATTGTGGCACTGCCATAACTCTCCTTGTGGGGCTCACTACAGTGGGCATAAAGCAGCAACAAAAATCTTGCAATCTGGTTTCTTTTGACCTTCAATTTTCAAAGATTCTCATGAGCTTGTGACACAGTGTGACCAATGTCAGAGGACGGGGAGTATATCAAAGAGGAATGAAATGCCTCTATAGAATATCATTGAGGTGGAAGTCTTCGATTGTTGGGGTATTGACTTTGTTGGTCCTTTTCCCTTATCTTATGGGAATAAGTACATATTGGTGGCCATTGATTATGTTTCTAAATGGGTAAAGCCTGTTGCTACTCCAAAGAATTATGCAAAGACTATTGTCAAGTTTCTAAAGAAGAACATATTTTCGTGCTTTGGGGTACCAAGAGTCTTGATCAGTGACGGTGGCTCACATTTCTGCAATGTCCAACTTCAAAAAGTGTTGGGGCACTACAATGTAACGCATAAGGTGGCCTCACCTTATCACCCTCAAACAAATGTTCAGGCTGAGGTCTCTAACAGGGAATTGAAAAAGATATTGGAGAAGACTGTGGTGTCTACAAGGAAGGACTAGGCTACCAAGTTAGATGATGCTTTGTGGGCTTATCGAACCGCATTCAAAACTCCCATAGGACTATCCCCATTCCAAATGGTCTATGGGAAAGCCTGTCATTTACCAGTAGAAATGGAACACAAGGCGTATTGGACTCTAAAATTTCTgaattttgatgaagtt includes these proteins:
- the LOC102665655 gene encoding uncharacterized protein, which gives rise to MCDASDYTIGAVLGQRKGKVFHSIYYASKVLNDAQLNYATTEKEMLAIVYALKKFRSYLVGSRVIVFTDHAAIKYLLTKANSKPRLIRWILLLQEFDLVIKDRKGSKNFVADHLSRLVNEEVTHKELEIHDEFLDESLLVVNERPWFADLANYKAAGIIPKDFNWHQRKKFLHDARFYIWDDPHLFKIRADNLLRRCVTMEESRSILWHCHNSPCGAHYSGHKAATKILQSVFDCWGIDFVGPFPLSYGNKYILVAIDYVSKWVKPVATPKNYAKTIVKFLKKNIFSCFGVPRVLISDGGSHFCNVQLQKVLGHYNVTHKVASPYHPQTNVQAEVSNRELKKILEKTVVSTRKD